The DNA sequence ACCGGGCGGCTCGGTTGCAGCGCGTGTTGGGAAACCTTCGAGGTCGGGCTCGCATCGCTGTTGAAGGCGATGCACAAGGGGGATCATCACATCGGCAAGGTGCCGACGAAGGCGATGCACACGCTGGTGTTGAGCGGGAAGATCCGCGAGCTCTCGGAACAGTTGGAGAAGGCGGTGAGCGAGGAAAAGTATGAGGACGCGGCGCAGGTTCGCGACGAGATTCGCGAGCTTGAGGCGAAGTTAAAAAAAACGGGGAGCGCGGTGCGTTCTTCGGAGTAATGCGAACATGAAGATCGAGGATTTGCTGAAAAGCCCGGGAGAATGGGTCAAGGCCGACGGACCCAACTGCAAGATCGTCATGTCGTCACGGGTCCGTTTTGCGCGGAACATTCGCGATTTCCCGTTCCCCGGCTGGGCCAAAAAGGCCGAGCGCCAGAAACTGCTGGGGATGATCCAGCCGGTGGTGGAAAGCCTGCCGGAGATGGCCGACCACTTCGGCGACTCGATGGACAACATCAGCGCGATTCACAAGCAGGTGCTGGTGGAGCGGCATCTCATTAGCCGCGAGCACGCGGCCAAAAATGTCGGCAGCGGGGTGGTCATTAATGACCGTGAGACGATCAGCGTCATGATCAACGAGGAAGACCACCTGCGTATGCAGACCATCAAGTCGGGCCTGCAGCTCAAGAATATTTTCAAGATTATCGACAAAGTTGACACGGAACTGGAAGAACATCTTGATTATGCGTTCACACCGAAGCTGGGTTACCTCACGGCGTGCCCGACAAACGTGGGTACGGCGATGCGCGGTTCGGCCATGGTGCATCTGCCGGGCATGGTCTTGAGCGACCAAATCAACCAGGTCGTGCAGGCTGTCAATAAACTGGGCCTGGCGGTGCGAGGTTTGTATGGGGAAGGAACAGAAGCGCTTGGGAATGTCTTCCAAGTCTCCAATCAGACGACCTTGGGCGAAAAAGAGTCGGAAGTGATCGAGCGCCTTAACAAGGTAATTTTGCAGATTATTGAGCACGAGGAGAATGCGCGGGTCACGCTGCTTGAAAAGAAGCCCAAACTGGTTTATGATCAAATCGGTAGGGCGTATGGCATTCTAAGCAATGCACATACAATCAGCTCCAAAGAGGCACTCAACCTGCTTAGTCTGGTACGTATGGGGGTAGATTTAGAGATGTTTCCGGCGACAGCGCGGGTCACGGTGGATGAAATGTTCATCCTCTCGCAGCCAGCGCACGTCCAAAAAGCTGCCGCACGCAAGTTGTCTGCCGAGGAACGCGACATTGCGCGGGCCGAACTGATCCGCGCGCAGTTGGCGGGAATTTCAAAACCGAATCTGAGCGACCGGCCGCCCCTGGAGAGCGGTACAGTCGAACCAGAATGAGAGGAGGGTGATGGAAATGAACAATTTCACGCCGCGAGCACAACAGGTGCTCGCGTTGGCCCGCAAGGAAGCGGACCGGTTCAACCACAACTATGTGGGCACTGAGCATCTGCTGCTCGGTCTGATTAAGCTGGGCCAGGGCGTTGCGGTCAACGTTCTCCAGAAGATGGGCCTGGATCTCGAGACCGTCCGCATGGAAGTGGAGAAACAAATCGGCACCGGCCCCGAGACCAAGATGGTCGGCAACATTCCCTACACCCCGCGGGTGAAGAAGGTCCTCGCGCTGGCGCAGAAGGAAGCGAAGCAACTCAATCACAACTACGTGGGCACTGAGCACATCCTGCTCGGCCTGCTCCGCGAAGGTGAAGGCGCCGCCGCGCGTATCCTGAAGTCGCTCGACGTTGATATCGAGCGGTGCCGCAATGAGATTCTCAAGGAGCTCGATCCCAATTTCACCCCGAGCGAAGGTGGTGTCGAAGAAGGCGAAGCCGGCGGCGGCAAGAAGGAAATGAAGACGCCAGCCCTGCGCATGTTCGGACGCGACCTGACCGAATTGGCCCGCAAAAACGAACTTGACCCGGTCGTGGGCCGCCAGAATGAAATCGAGCGCGTCATCCAGATTTTGTGCCGTCGCACAAAGAACAACCCCGTGCTGCTCGGCGAAGCGGGCGTTGGTAAGACCGCGATCGTGGAAGGCCTCGCGCAGGAAGTTGCCAAGGGCAATGTCCCCGAGATTTTGCGCGACAAGCGGGTTGTGACCCTCGACCTAGCGTTGATGGTGGCGGGAACGAAGTACCGCGGCCAGTTCGAAGAGCGTATCAAGGCCGTCATGGACGAGATCAAGCGCTCGAAGAACGTCATTCTCTTTGTCGATGAATTGCACACCATTGTCGGCGCCGGTTCCGCCGAAGGCGCGATGGACGCCAGCAATATCATCAAGCCTGCGCTCTCGCGGGGCGAGTTGCAGGTGGTCGGCGCAACCACGATGAACGAATACCGCAAGTACATCGAGAAGGACGCTGCTTTGGAACGCCGTTTCCAAACCGTCGTGGTGGAGCCACCGACCGTGGAGCAGACCGTCGAGATCCTGAAGGGTCTGCGTCCAAAGTACGAGGAGCATCATCGCGCCAAATTCTCGGACGAAGCTCTGCTATCGGCTTCACGGCTTTCGGACCGGTACATCACCGGCCGATTCCTACCCGACAAGGCAATTGACGTCATGGACGAAGCCGGCGCCCGCGCCCGCATTCAATCGATGACGCGACCGCCGAATATCCAGGATTCGGAGCGCGACATCGAAAAGATCAAAGAAGAAAAAGAGGCAGCGATCAAAGCGCAGGACTTTGAATTGGCCGCCAGTCTGCGTGACAAAGAAAAGCACGCGCGGGAAAATCTGGAACAGACACTCGCGGAATGGCGCCAGGCGCGCGATGAGAAGCAGATTGTCATTACTGAAGACGACATCATGCAGATTGTCGCCAAATGGACCGGCATACCCCTAAGCCGCATGGAACAGAAGGATGCCGAGAAGTTGCTCCAGATGGAGGCCGAACTGCGCAAGACAGTCATCGGCCAGGACGAGGCTGTCGTGGCGATCAGCAAGGCGCTACGCCGCAGCCGCGCCGACCTCAAGGACCCGAACCGTCCCATCGGCTCGTTTGTGTTCCTTGGCCCGACTGGCGTGGGCAAGACATTGATGGCCCGTGCGCTCGCGGAGTTCATGTTCGGCGATCAGGACGCGCTCATCCAACTCGATATGAGCGAGTACATGGAGAAATTCAACGTCTCGCGTCTCGTCGGCTCGCCTCCGGGCTACGTCGGATATGAAGAAGGCGGCCAATTGACGGAACGCGTGCGTCGCCGCCCATATTCGGTCGTGCTATTTGACGAAATCGAGAAGGCGCATCCTGACGTTATGAACATGCTCTTGCAAATTCTGGAGGATGGTCATCTGACCGACGCGCTCGGTCGCAAGGTGGACTTCCGCAACTGCGCTGTCATCATGACCTCGAACATCGGCG is a window from the Verrucomicrobiia bacterium genome containing:
- a CDS encoding protein arginine kinase — encoded protein: MKIEDLLKSPGEWVKADGPNCKIVMSSRVRFARNIRDFPFPGWAKKAERQKLLGMIQPVVESLPEMADHFGDSMDNISAIHKQVLVERHLISREHAAKNVGSGVVINDRETISVMINEEDHLRMQTIKSGLQLKNIFKIIDKVDTELEEHLDYAFTPKLGYLTACPTNVGTAMRGSAMVHLPGMVLSDQINQVVQAVNKLGLAVRGLYGEGTEALGNVFQVSNQTTLGEKESEVIERLNKVILQIIEHEENARVTLLEKKPKLVYDQIGRAYGILSNAHTISSKEALNLLSLVRMGVDLEMFPATARVTVDEMFILSQPAHVQKAAARKLSAEERDIARAELIRAQLAGISKPNLSDRPPLESGTVEPE
- a CDS encoding UvrB/UvrC motif-containing protein, which translates into the protein MVCDICKKADATVYLAKIVGGKLLKANLCETCAKEKGVEASAGFDEDLLVGLGTDIKVESPGAQCSVCGFSHADFKKTGRLGCSACWETFEVGLASLLKAMHKGDHHIGKVPTKAMHTLVLSGKIRELSEQLEKAVSEEKYEDAAQVRDEIRELEAKLKKTGSAVRSSE
- a CDS encoding ATP-dependent Clp protease ATP-binding subunit, which produces MEMNNFTPRAQQVLALARKEADRFNHNYVGTEHLLLGLIKLGQGVAVNVLQKMGLDLETVRMEVEKQIGTGPETKMVGNIPYTPRVKKVLALAQKEAKQLNHNYVGTEHILLGLLREGEGAAARILKSLDVDIERCRNEILKELDPNFTPSEGGVEEGEAGGGKKEMKTPALRMFGRDLTELARKNELDPVVGRQNEIERVIQILCRRTKNNPVLLGEAGVGKTAIVEGLAQEVAKGNVPEILRDKRVVTLDLALMVAGTKYRGQFEERIKAVMDEIKRSKNVILFVDELHTIVGAGSAEGAMDASNIIKPALSRGELQVVGATTMNEYRKYIEKDAALERRFQTVVVEPPTVEQTVEILKGLRPKYEEHHRAKFSDEALLSASRLSDRYITGRFLPDKAIDVMDEAGARARIQSMTRPPNIQDSERDIEKIKEEKEAAIKAQDFELAASLRDKEKHARENLEQTLAEWRQARDEKQIVITEDDIMQIVAKWTGIPLSRMEQKDAEKLLQMEAELRKTVIGQDEAVVAISKALRRSRADLKDPNRPIGSFVFLGPTGVGKTLMARALAEFMFGDQDALIQLDMSEYMEKFNVSRLVGSPPGYVGYEEGGQLTERVRRRPYSVVLFDEIEKAHPDVMNMLLQILEDGHLTDALGRKVDFRNCAVIMTSNIGADTIRKAGELGFAPAKEEHVYGDMKGKLLEEAKRAFKPEFMNRLDDVIVFHTLTKADMGQIVHLEVEKVKSRLKYKDVEISLTSAATDFLIEKGYDPQFGARPLRRAVEKYLQDPLAEEILRGNIKPSETIEITVGDGKLDFNQLAASAS